GCTCGCGTTGCGCAGTTTGCCCACTATGCTCCGGTATTCAAAAAATTCATGGGGCAGGAAGATCCGGTTAATGCTCAGCATGGAGGTAGTGCTAGTCCAGCCTCAAGCACGTCTATGTCACGCGCGGAAGCCGCCGCGATTCTCGGTATTACAATTGATGCTAAACCTGATGCGGTACGTCAGGCGCATAAGCGCTTGATGCAGAAGTTGCATCCAGATAGAGGTGGCTCTGACCCACTTGCCAAGCAGATCAATCAAGCCAAAGATGTATTGATGGGTT
This sequence is a window from Arenicella xantha. Protein-coding genes within it:
- a CDS encoding molecular chaperone DnaJ; the encoded protein is MFTSILLVTIVGVAIYGIKRWQTLPESERNAFAKKALLYGGVAVVLGLVLAGRAHWLMGVLAALLALAARVAQFAHYAPVFKKFMGQEDPVNAQHGGSASPASSTSMSRAEAAAILGITIDAKPDAVRQAHKRLMQKLHPDRGGSDPLAKQINQAKDVLMG